aagtgatctttcaaagattaacttaagtgcttcataaatactgtctacaccctccctaagtactctagcatgtagctcatcaggaccactagctttcctatcgtctagttcaagaataaatttccatACCTGGAAATGGAAGAGTAGGGCAGGAAGTCTGAAGCATTAatgttttccctccctcccccctccctcatcattcatcacattcacacctgttccccatccccatccctgtCCCTGAGGGGTCCCTGCCTTTCAATGTCACACATAAGCGGCGAAGTCGTTCAGTATCCCCAGAAGCCAGCGTAGAGAGGTTGACTATCATGTCAAAACTAAAGTTATTTGTGCATCAGAAGCAGAAGGCTTACTGAAAGAGCCAACTTGTCGTAAACACTGGGTTCACCCACTTAAAGCTAAACGAGAAACAAGTAAAAGATTTGAAAAGTTTTATGAGAATATacgaaaatatgatgaaagatTTTTGTGAGTATTACAGAATGTACAAACTTTCTTTTGATGAGCTGCTGGAAGTGCTGAGGCCTCATATCTCCAAGCAAATTACAAAGTTTCGAAGATCATTATCTCTAGAAGAAAGACTAACAATTACACTaagatgagtgaaaaaaaaaaaaactgactattTATTCAGACTGAAAAACATGGGGATGTAATACAGTAACTGTAGGCGCTCTAGGAGGATCTCTAGTGACTCACGACTGACGTGTGTTTACTGATCAAAGATATCGTTGTAGGGTCGAGGGAAAGCAGTATTTCCTCTGACAATTTATTTTGGTAGGCTTGACCGTAAGAACTGTTTGGACAAAGTTTCCCTATATTAAATCTTATAAGTAACATTATTCACTTGTACAAACACTTTCAATACATTATACTAGTTATAAACTCCACATCAATCAATTTGGCACTATAACATTAGGTTAATACTACAAAAATACAATGTTTACCTTATCGTTTCCCTGCGCACGTCTGAATCTCGCGCCCTCTCTCTCGTGAGTGAAGACTCGTGATGCCCTGAGGCTAACCCTGAGCAAGGACCCTCTACTATAGAGAAGGACCCGCCACCCCTATGGGGAGATTGGTCGTCGCTCTCGCTCGCCGGGACGGTGGCGCCTCTAGCGGCCAGAGGGAATCATTACTGTTGCCGCCTCTGTAAACAAACCCGTGATGGGTGTTTATTGTGAATAAAAACGATTTTCCATTTAATTTTCATAACAGTATGGGGATTATTGGTTGCTCTGCGATAAATTGCTCCAATAATTCAAAGTGGAACAGGGATTTATCCTTTTTTCGCTTCCCAAAAGACCCTAATAGGTGAGTTTttccgtgtgtttgttttccggACTGCACTATCGTAATAAAAAGTTTGCTAATGTTATTGTTAGTTATTTGTCAGTGTTTTGCTTTAAGATGGACGCTAGGCGTCGCCCAGGACTGTATACATACAATACCACTTACTATGGTCCCAACAGCACAGAGAATGTAGTAAAATAGAGAGCATACAGTAATGCCTCGTGTGTGAGACTCTGAGTTGAGTACTTTCAATCTTTCCCCCCTCTTAAACTACAATCTATATTCTCAGGCTAAAACAATGGGTTCAGGCTTGCAGACGGAAGGATATAATGAAAGTGACTGCAGAGTATGCCTATATCAATTTAAGACTCTGCAGTCAACATTTCATGGATTCCTGCTTTATGAATgtgcaggagagaaggaaattggTGTGGGATGCAGTTCCCACTCTGTTTGATATTCCAAACCCTCCTCGCAAATCTCCGAAGAGGAAGCCGCCCAAATTCCGTGATCCATCTCctccagcaagaaaaaaaaaaaagttattaagtAACCCAGAGGAGCCTGATACAGGTAATTCATGGATTTGTCTTTTGTTCTTCACATTTAAACAAAACTCACAGTACTGTCTCTCTGAATGTGAGGATAAAATTACTGTACAGTACAGGTATACCTATTCAAAATTAACTGTTACAACACCATCTGATCATGTGTGCTAGACTTATGTTGGTATTTATAATACTACTTATAGGTTCCAGGTACATTTACACCTTAATTGTTACAAATTTCCATAACTCATCACAGATAAACCAGATGCTGGTAGCCCATCTCTACCTGGTGCTGATGGAAACTCATCATCTCTACTTGATGCTGGAAGTTCCTCAACAACTGACCCAGATACACCATCAGAGCCCAAAACAGCTCATGTATCATCACAAACTGGAAAATACATAAGTTAAATAATGATTTTCAAAGCTCTCAAGttaagaaggaaagtaggaaatcTTTGATTTTAAAACATAAGTAATATTTTATAAAGAagtaatgccttttttttttctttggtgctAATTGTACCGTACAGgtgtgtgtctcagtactgtaCTGTATTATCAATGTACTGTTGCTAAgtttatgccttttttttttttccttggtgctAATTGTACCGTACAGGTGTCTCAGTACTATACTGTATTATCAATGTATTGTACAACTATGAGTTGCAAAGTTTATACCCTTTTTTTGAGATGGTGATATCATTGTACTGTATACAGTACTACATGCTGTCTCTCACTATATCATTAATGTACTGTACAACTATGAGATGCAAaagtttttcccttcttttagaATAAGGATTAACTAAAGTACGGATTGATATCGGATATTTTTTCTAAACCTAGTTTTTTACCCATATCTTCGGTCCTACTAACACcaatttttcatgcaatttataGGTAGAAAATTGGGAATGCAGTACAACTATATATAATTCCTCCAGGTCCTGTATTTTTGTCTTGTACCTTTTCTTCACTCCAGGGTCACAGAACCCAAAGCTTTTAGAGATGGGGGGAGGTGAATGAGGAAGGGTGGATTGCCGAGAGATGGTGTTTAGTAAGGGACTAAACTTGTTTCTGTCATTTCCACCGGTACCCAGTTCAGCCATCCAGATTTCCCTGAAAAAGTAGTTAAAACACACTGACTATTTACTAATTCTATTTTTCAAATGTAAtccttcaaatctctctctctctctctctcaggaggtcCAAGGTAACCCTCTGCTTCAGCTTTTTAATATGTGCTTTTGGATGGGATACATGCCACAGGCCTGGACCACCAGCATTATAGTGCCTATACCAAAACCCGGCACTGATAAATTTCACCCCATCTCCCTGACATCGTGTTTCAGCAAGGTGCTTGAACGGATCTTCCTTAACCGTCTGCTGTTCCGTCTACAATCCAAGCTTTCGCCACGACTGTCTGGTTTTCTGCCTCAGCGAGGGACACATCACTGTCTTTTAGAGCTTTACACCCGCCTCTCACCCTCCAGTGTTGTAGCATTCATCGACCTTAAAAGTGCCTTTGATATTGCCAACCAGGAAGTCATACTTGATCAGCTTGTCGCCTTTGGTGTTAAGGGAAACTTGTTGAGATGAATACACAGCTACCTCAGCAACAGAACTGCTCGTGTCCTTTTTAGGGGCGCGTACAGTACCTCTAAAAGTTTTGATTTGGGTGCTCCACAGGGTGGCGTTCTTAATCCATTTCTCTTCAATGTCCTTGTACACcgactcctttctcttctccctgacATCCCCGTCATTTCAATCACTtgttatgctgatgacatatgCATCCATTCTAACTCACCCCAGGATCTTCAGCTCTTCCTTCACGCGTTTTATGCATCATCATCTGATTGTGGCCTCGTCATTTCCCCTGAAAAGAGTAGGATTTTCTCCACCCGCTTCCTTCGAACACTCCCTGTCTTCACTGTGGGTGGCAGTGTTGTCCCTCACTGCACACAGTACATCTACTTAAGAGCGCCCATGCGTGTCACCCCAGCCATACCTGCACGACAACGTGTCCATCCCATCATTAAGGACCTCCTGGATAGACTAGAGCAGCGCTTTATCCCTGTCAAGTGGCTTGCCAACAACATAAAAGGAGTCTCTATCCCTGTAGCCAAGACAATATACATCGTGTTTCTTCGATCCCTCGTCGACTACCTTTCCCCCGCGCTCTGTCACCTCTCCAAGACATCATTGCAACCACTTGAAAAATTTCAAAACAAAGTCATGCAGTTTATCCTGGGTTGCCCTGCCTCCACCAGAATAGTTAACATGCTGTCTGAGCTGAATTTAAAGCCACTTGTTGATAGAATCTACACGAACGTCACATACTTCAGTATCAAGTGTCTGCGCTCTCCTCATCTTGCTCCTCACTACTCCTGTGTCATCCGAGCAGCACTCGACCCCGTTACACCCCGGCTTTCACTTCGCCCTGGCGGACGTACCCTTGTCTGCACGGTCTGTGCAGCATGTGCCGTGTTCTCCCCTACTATGGAGCCCCCAGGGGGGGATGGATGGGTTGGCCGTCGTTTACCCAACGCGTCGAGTTCCACCTACTGTGAGCTCAATGGCCTATTGGACGCTGTTACCATCCTTACTGAGAGGGGACTGGACGGGGTGATCGTCTGTGACTCTAAGTCTGCCCTTCACGTCTCCAAGACCTGCTTATGACCATGTAGTACGAGACATATTGTGTCGGCTGGCCACTGCCCATGACAGTGCTTTAGTTGTGTCCTTTCTATGGGTGCCGTCTCACGTGGGACTCACAGCTAATGATACTGTGGACGGTCTTGCTAAGGCTGCATGTGGTCTCCCCTTGCCTGCAGTGCGTGCCGCGCCCTCCTTACGGTGCTACAGAAATACACTGTTTTCTGCTGTTAATGCCCTGACAGTGAATCGTAGGAATACCGAGCGTGCTGATAGTGTATCCATACAGCATTATGACAACTTCATTGACACCACGCACAAATATTGCCGCCACGGACTCATGGTCCGCAGACACAATGTCATAAGTGCTAGGCTTAGATTAGGTTACCGACCAGTGTGGCAGGTTTCCCAGGCTGAGGATGTGCCTCACTATTCCACCTGTAAGTTGTGTCACCTTGCCAATGCCAATACCCTCGAACATTATTGTCTCGCGTGCCCCACAGTGAGAGACTTGCTACCACAAGGGCAGGATTTAATATCTGTATGTAAGTAAATATTTCCTTCTGAATGATAACTTGGATTTGATGCTCATGAGACATCAATATTTTGGTGGTTACTAAATGCAAATATTTAAGttttctaatgtgtgtgtgtgtgtgtgtttgtgtgtatgtatttacctaattgtaacatacgggaaaagagctatgctcgtactgtcccgtctccatatctactaatgtccagctttttcttaaaatcatgaatattccttgcgttgatcacttccacgtctaaactattccatgcttccacccttctatgagggaagctatattttttcacctctcctataagtggccatttttagtttttttcccatgccctctcgacattctttcattccacatacacagatcttccctatccatttttttccatgccaatcatcactctgtatattgctatcaggtctccccctttctcttctgttttccagggtcggaagttgcattctgttcagtctgtcttcataagtcaaatctcttaaggtggaaattcgatgactcgatatcaatatcggttttttggctctccattcctatttttcactgaattcaataatatttatacacaaggtgtacgtttatggtgtacatcttcagtgttaatttggtacagaaatgtggcatagttttttttcaataaatattttttcggcgataagaaaataattcaaaataccattataaaatcaaaactaataacagtgtggcaatttcctcttaaccacatataatatacataacaacaaataaatgtcagcatcggcatacacataacctatgttataaaaatttcattacacgccaaattgttacctttttttttcataaaaaaatttgagtttataagcctgttgtaaatttatttgagtgagttcatgcattatcatgctggcatttgttaagatgaggttgttgatcattttgctgcaaaagttttgaaattgaccaattactgaaaagttattcaacaatatatgctgaaaactgaaagtcgagaaaaacgcatttttctgtgaacatcttcaaaacccccacataactcactccaatatgtaccaaactcagatatgtacttacataatcccttgacaactgttTGGAGGCTGGTAttggctgtttagatagtttcaggccatgttacatcatgggaATGTCGTCTATATAGCCTCTCTGAATGGTGAGCTCTCACTTGCCTGTCAGCCTTACAGGCTCCTGGTCCCgttattatcatattagaaTATATAACATATCACTGATAGGTTCTGAATGGTGAACAACACTGTCACATTTGTCACACCGAAGATTTATAGtacaatcaaacaaataacttGTCACTTTTGCGGTGATTCCGTTGCcacattcacatttcaccaaATTGAAAATTGTTTGCAGTCTTTGTAATGATATCACTAACAAGGCACTATCCTCACTAGTTTGGTGAACTTCACTCTCCTCTGGTGGCAGGAGACTATGCCTGTAGCTTGCAGCAGACACGTGAGGGTCGGgagtggcaggggtggtggcggcggaggtggaagcctcgccagtactaccaccacgtgtctcaggctcctcactttcttctcttttccaccttttcaaggCTTTCTGGCGGGCTGTTTCAACCTGAGTCTTTATTTTAccacttacacgtggcattgtcacaatttggggaCTCAACACGTGTAAagtacgatcaacaggtaggctgcaggCACGCACACTTCCTAAGGCTGTATCAATCGGTACTGAGGATTTAGCATCTTCCTCACCCGCACTGCCTGATCCTAAACTGTCGTACaagtacatcacgcaaaaaaaaaataaaacagctcaaaaaaggaaataaatacaagcaaaacaaagactagaagaaaaaggggcgtgTGCGCGCTTGGgtatttaaagggccggccctttaaacccgccattaccaggtaagcagtgcgttatgcgcctggcaacttcggccatagcttccctctccagagacgaacccaactaccaagtttccaatttttcaatttttttgaccaaattaacgaatttcccccttaagtcaggcaccatttttgttgcagccctctgtactttctctagtttccttatgtgtttctttaagttcggagcccactgtattgttgcatattcaagccttggtcttatcattgcagtaattattttcttcatcatttcttcatctaaatatacgaacgccactcttatgttcctcaataagttcaatacttctccaattattttgtttatatgtctctctggcgataggtcattggtaattgtcaccccaaggtctttttcttcatgactggttttatgtcttcatttcctatcttgtacatactcctgattcttctttcactcttgccaaactctaatttcttgcattttgtcgtgttgaactccatttgccatgtacagctccatttccatattctgtccaagtcttcctggagtagttcgcaatctttgtcacatctcacttttcttaacaattttgcatcgtctgcaaataggctcacataactggacaccccatccaccatgtcatttatgtagaccgcgaacattactggtgccaacactgatccctgtggaactccactctccaccaagccccattctgatggtctgtccttaattattgttctcatttctcttcctaccaaaagtcttccatccattttagtaaactgccatgcactcctaccatttcaagtttccagatcagtctccggtgtggtaccttatcaaaggccttttttaaatccagatatattccatcagcccaaccatctctttcctgtattacatctatcaccctcgaatagtaacatatcaggtttgtcgtgcatgaacgcccttttctaaaaccaaattgacactcacaaagtatgtcatttttctccaagaagtctgtccatctattcttcaccaccctctcacacatcttagctaccacacttgtaagtgacactggtctatagttcaatgggtctctcttgttacctgatttataaattgggacaatgttagctcttttccagtcttggggcactacaccttcccttaatgaggcatcaattacttcacaaactttttctgccagttgctcctgcattctcttaaaatccatcctgataccccatcaggtcccacagcttttctcacttctaaactccccatcatattcttgatctcctccacagttacttgaaactccttcataatccctttctgttccattaccagtggtttgtcaaaagcagtctcctttgtgaataccttccgaaagcatccattcatagcctctgccatttccctgggatcctcactgcatactccatttacttctaaactttcaatactttctctatttttgatgttgttgttcacatgtctgtaaaaaagccttggttggtctttacatttatcaattatatccttttcttgtttctttcttctcttctaatcaacacatattcatttcttgctcttttgtaactttcccactgcttaatccgtcttttccttctccacctcttccatgcat
The window above is part of the Portunus trituberculatus isolate SZX2019 chromosome 31, ASM1759143v1, whole genome shotgun sequence genome. Proteins encoded here:
- the LOC123511337 gene encoding uncharacterized protein LOC123511337 — encoded protein: MRVTPAIPARQRVHPIIKDLLDRLEQRFIPVKWLANNIKGVSIPVAKTIYIVFLRSLVDYLSPALCHLSKTSLQPLEKFQNKVMQFILGCPASTRIVNMLSELNLKPLVDRIYTNVTYFSIKCLRSPHLAPHYSCVIRAALDPVTPRLSLRPGGRTLVCTVCAACAVFSPTMEPPGGDGWVGRRLPNASSSTYCELNGLLDAVTILTERGLDGVIVCDSKSALHVSKTCL